One Hordeum vulgare subsp. vulgare chromosome 4H, MorexV3_pseudomolecules_assembly, whole genome shotgun sequence DNA window includes the following coding sequences:
- the LOC123446157 gene encoding probable methyltransferase PMT26 has translation MALFDRNQRQRSSLFSTATIVVFAALCLVGFWMVSPPSPEAVPVATVTASTADVKKAAEAVVKEKEEDRSIDATNNFKQDSANVVAEATTAAVDAEKPAVDVAKGGEADGEKPASKNQSFDDENGRTEGGELVKPETAETDGAGAAAAAVAASQGKSVEDTVTDVKEQASTDTKETVGSGGQDANAERTPVDTKESIVSPEENPKDASGGGSSKKQTFDDENGKMEGVDVVKDDGNKTFISDDSAKPILEETTTAATDKTEDAAAVGVSTEASAATNPDDTKTSDIVEEEQKLLPEALPNGQAELLTERAAQNGSFTTQAAESTNEQKTRDERKKNKKKKKKKAAGKAEAEAAVSSTAHVWKLCNTSTGEDYIPCLDNEAAIKKLKTDIHYEHRERHCPPEPPTCLVPAPPSYKDPIRWPSSRSKIWYHNVPHTQLAEFKKRQNWVKVSGEYLTFPGGGTQFKTGGALHYIDLIQQAFPEVAWGHRSRVVLDVGCGVASFGGFMFERDTLTMSFAPKDEHEAQVQFALERGIPAISAVMGTKRLQFPSNVFDVVHCARCRVPWHIDGGLLLLEVNRLVRPGGFFVWSATPVYQKLPEDVEIWEEMVKLTKAMCWEMVAKTRDTIDRVGLVIFRKPVSNHCYETRRQTEPPLCDPSDDPNAAWNISLRACMHRVPTDPSVRGSRWPQQWPERAEKVPYWLNSSQVGVYGKAAPEDFAADYAHWKKVVQHSYLDGMGIEWKSVRNVMDMRAVYGGLAAALRDMNVWVMNTVNIDSPDTLPVIYERGLFGIYHDWCESFSTYPRSYDLLHADHLFSKLKARCKVLPVLVEVDRILRPNGKLIVRDDKETVDEIVEGVKSMHWEVRMTVSKRKEAMLCARKTMWRPTEMEPGPPTR, from the exons ATGGCCCTGTTCGATCGGAACCAGAGGCAGCGGTCGTCGCTCTTCTCGACGGCGACCATCGTCGTGTTCGCCGCGCTCTGCCTCGTCGGCTTCTGGATGGTCTCCCCTCCGTCGCCGGAGGCCGTCCCGGTGGCCACGGTGACCGCGTCCACGGCAGACGTCAAGAAGGCCGCGGAGGCCGTcgtcaaggagaaggaggaggaccgcTCCATCGACGCCACCAACAACTTCAAGCAGGACAGTGCCAACGTCGTCGCGGAGGCCACCACGGCCGCTGTGGACGCCGAGAAGCCCGCCGTGGACGTCGCCAAGGGCGGCGAGGCCGACGGCGAGAAGCCGGCGTCCAAGAACCAGTCCTTCGATGACGAGAACGGCAGGACGGAGGGCGGGGAGCTCGTCAAGCCGGAAACCGCCGAGACGGacggcgccggcgccgccgctgccgccgtggCTGCTTCCCAGGGGAAGAGCGTGGAGGACACGGTGACGGACGTAAAGGAGCAGGCTTCTACGGACACCAAGGAAACCGTAGGCAGCGGCGGTCAGGACGCGAACGCCGAGAGGACGCCGGTTGACACCAAGGAGAGCATCGTCAGCCCGGAGGAGAACCCGAAGGATGCCAGCGGCGGCGGCTCGTCCAAGAAGCAGACCTTCGACGACGAGAACGGCAAGATGGAAGGCGTCGACGTGGTCAAGGATGACGGCAACAAGACGTTCATCTCAGATGACAGTGCCAAGCCGATCCTGGAGGAGACGACCACCGCCGCCACGGACAAGACGGAGGACGCGGCGGCGGTCGGGGTATCAACCGAAGCCTCCGCCGCCACTAATCCGGACGATACGAAGACGTCAGACATTGTCGAGGAAGAGCAGAAGCTTCTTCCGGAGGCGCTGCCGAACGGGCAGGCGGAACTGCTGACGGAGCGGGCGGCGCAGAACGGGTCGTTCACGACGCAGGCGGCGGAGTCGACAAACGAGCAGAAGACGCGCGACGAGaggaaaaagaataagaagaagaagaagaagaaagcggcAGGCAAGGCGGAAGcggaggcggcggtgtcgtcgACGGCGCACGTCTGGAAGCTGTGCAACACGAGCACAGGCGAGGACTACATCCCGTGTCTAGACAACGAGGCCGCCATCAAGAAGCTCAAGACCGACATTCACTACGAGCACCGGGAGCGGCACTGCCCCCCCGAGCCGCCGACGTGCCTCGTCCCGGCGCCGCCGTCCTACAAAGACCCCATCCGGTGGCCAAGCAGCCGCAGCAAGATCTGGTACCACAACGTTCCGCACACGCAGCTGGCGGAATTCAAGAAGCGCCAGAACTGGGTGAAGGTCTCCGGCGAGTACCTCACGTTCCCCGGCGGAGGCACGCAGTTCAAGACCGGCGGCGCGCTGCATTACATCGACCTGATCCAGCAGGCGTTCCCGGAGGTGGCGTGGGGCCACCGGAGCAGGGTGGTGCTGGACGTGGGATGCGGCGTGGCCAGCTTCGGCGGGTTCATGTTCGAGCGGGACACGCTGACCATGTCGTTCGCGCCCAAGGACGAGCACGAGGCGCAGGTGCAGTTCGCGCTGGAGCGCGGCATCCCGGCCATCTCCGCCGTCATGGGCACGAAGCGGCTCCAGTTCCCGAGCAACGTGTTCGACGTGGTCCACTGCGCGCGGTGCCGCGTCCCATGGCACATCGACGGCGGGCTGCTCCTCCTGGAGGTGAACCGGCTGGTCCGGCCCGGCGGTTTCTTCGTGTGGTCCGCCACCCCGGTGTACCAGAAGCTCCCCGAGGACGTGGAGATCTGGGAGGAGATGGTGAAGCTGACCAAGGCCATGTGCTGGGAGATGGTGGCCAAGACCAGGGACACCATCGACCGGGTGGGCCTCGTCATCTTCCGGAAGCCGGTGAGTAACCATTGCTACGAGACACGGCGGCAGACGGAGCCGCCGCTGTGTGACCCCTCGGACGACCCCAACGCGGCGTGGAACATCTCGCTGCGGGCGTGCATGCACCGCGTCCCCACCGACCCGTCGGTGCGCGGGTCGCGGTGGCCGCAGCAGTGGCCGGAGCGGGCGGAGAAGGTGCCCTACTGGCTGAACAGCAGCCAGGTGGGCGTGTACGGGAAGGCGGCGCCCGAGGACTTCGCGGCGGACTACGCGCACTGGAAGAAGGTGGTCCAGCACTCGTACCTGGACGGCATGGGCATCGAGTGGAAGAGCGTCCGGAACGTGATGGACATGCGGGCCGTCTAcggcgggctggcggcggcgctgcggGACATGAACGTGTGGGTGATGAACACGGTGAACATCGACTCGCCGGACACGCTGCCGGTGATCTACGAGCGGGGCCTGTTCGGGATATACCACGACTGGTGCGAGTCCTTCAGCACCTACCCGCGCTCCTACGACCTCCTCCACGCCGACCACCTCTTCTCCAAGCTCAAGGCCAG GTGTAAGGTGTTGCCGGTGCTGGTGGAGGTGGATAGGATCCTGAGGCCCAACGGGAAGCTGATCGTGCGGGACGACAAGGAGACGGTGGACGAGATCGTGGAGGGGGTGAAGTCGATGCACTGGGAGGTGAGGATGACGGTGTCCAAGCGCAAGGAGGCCATGCTCTGCGCGAGGAAGACCATGTGGCGGCCCACGGAAATGGAGCCGGGGCCGCCCACCAGATGA
- the LOC123447931 gene encoding aldehyde dehydrogenase family 3 member H1-like, with amino-acid sequence MEPERAVVMEPTAAALMAELRGSFREGRTRPAEWRTAQLRSLVRMIEEKEDDISDALHADLAKPRMEAYLHEISLAKGACMFALKGLKNWMKPDKVPSAITTFPSTAQIVPEPMGVVLVISAWNYPFLLSIEPVIGAIAAGNAVVLKPSEISPATSSLFAKLLPEYLDRSCIKVVEGGVSETSALLEQKWDKIFYTGNGYVARVVLTAAAKHLTPVALELGGKCPVIVDSNVDLHVAAKRIAVGKWGCNNGQACIAPDYIITTKAFVTELVDSLKRVLERFYGEDPLQSADLSRIVNISHFHRLAKLLDDKKVAEKILLGGQTDMEQLKIAPTVLVDVPLDTELMKGEIFGPMLPIITVDKIEEGITHINAGAKPLAAYLFTKDKKLQQDFVSNVSAGGMLVNDVALHLTNPHLPFGGVGDSGTGSYHGKFSFDCFTHRKAVLIRGFGGEANARYPPYTAEKQRILRGLIKGSFFALILALLGFPREKR; translated from the exons ATGGAACCGGAGCGAGCTGTTGTCATGgagccgacggcggcggcgttgATGGCGGAGCTGCGGGGCAGCTTCAGGGAGGGCCGGACGCGGCCGGCCGAGTGGCGGACGGCGCAGCTCAGGTCGCTCGTCAGGATgatcgaggagaaggaggacgacatCAGCGACGCGCTCCACGCCGACCTCGCCAAGCCGCGCATGGAGGCCTACCTCCACGAG ATATCGCTAGCGAAAGGGGCCTGTATGTTTGCCCTGAAGGGGCTCAAGAATTGGATGAAGCCTGACAAG GTACCTTCTGCCATAACTACATTCCCATCCACTGCTCAAATCGTGCCGGAGCCCATGGGTGTCGTTCTCGTCATATCAGCCTGGAACTATCCTTTCT TGCTATCTATCGAGCCCGTCATTGGAGCAATTGCTGCTGGGAATGCTGTTGTGCTCAAGCCATCGGAAATTTCGCCAGCGACATCTTCATTGTTCGCGAAGCTGCTACCAGAGTACCTTGATAGATCATGTATAAAAGTTGTGGAGGGAGGTGTCTCTGAAACAAGTGCACTCTTAGAACAAAAATGGGATAAGATCTTCTACACAG GAAATGGATATGTCGCTCGCGTAGTGTTGACAGCAGCTGCAAAGCATCTAACCCCTGTTGCTCTGGAGCTCGGTGGAAAATGCCCTGTTATTGTCGACTCTAACGTCGATCTGCAT GTTGCTGCTAAGAGGATTGCTGTTGGTAAATGGGGATGTAACAATGGCCAGGCATGCATTGCTCCGGATTACATCATAACGACAAAAGCGTTTGTTACAGAGCTG GTCGACTCTTTGAAAAGAGTCTTGGAAAGGTTCTACGGGGAGGATCCGTTGCAATCGGCGGACCTGTCTCGTATTGTAAATATTAGCCATTTCCACCGATTAGCAAAGTTGCTAGATGATAAGAAAGTCGCCGAAAAGATTCTGCTCGGTGGCCAGACAGATATGGAGCAACT AAAAATAGCTCCTACGGTGCTGGTAGATGTTCCTCTTGATACAGAACTCATGAAGGGGGAAATATTTGGCCCCATGCTTCCAATTATAACG GTCGACAAGATTGAAGAAGGCATCACGCACATCAACGCCGGGGCGAAGCCACTCGCGGCCTACCTCTTCACCAAGGACAAGAAACTGCAACAAGATTTCGTCTCAAACGTCTCGGCAGGAGGCATGCTCGTCAACGACGTCGCCCTACAC CTGACGAACCCGCATTTGCCGTTCGGCGGCGTGGGCGACAGCGGCACGGGGTCGTACCACGGCAAGTTCAGCTTCGACTGCTTCACTCACCGGAAGGCGGTGCTGATCCGCGGGTTTGGCGGCGAGGCGAACGCGAGGTACCCACCCTACACGGCAGAGAAGCAGAGGATCCTCAGGGGCCTCATCAAGGGCAGCTTCTTTGCGCTGATCCTTGCGCTCCTGGGATTCCCAAGGGAGAAGCGCTAG